In Flavobacterium enshiense, the genomic stretch TGGAAACTCATAACCCGATTGTTTGAATGTTCCGATTATTTCACCCTCTTTAAATTCGCCTGAGTATTCAATTCGCGCATTGGTAACTTCTATTTTAAGTTTAGAATTTTCAAAAGAAGTACTTGTTGTTGGGATTCCGGTAGCACCTTGGTCCGGACTGTCCATTGTGGAAGTAAAACCGTTGCCAGATTTGGTAATATGGAAAACCAGTCTTAACTGAGTGCCCTGGACTTTCAAAACACCATTCCATTGCCCGGTTATGTCTTGGGCAGATGCTGTTATGATTGTAATTAATGATAAAAATAGGGTTAAGATCGGTTTCATATTTTGATGTTTGTTAGTTGTTTGGTATTAGAATGGTTTGATGTGAATTTTGCTGATTCAAAATGATCCCATCATAAAACTTCTACCTCTGAATAATTTGTAAAAATAAGAAAATTCATCGCACTGTAGTTTTGTTTTATAATAAAATAAGGGGAAAGTTAAGCTTTCCCCTTATTTTATATTTGACAGTTTGTTAAAAATTTATGCGTCCGGAATTTCGGGCTCAACCAACTTAATTAGCTTTTCCAGGGATTCCTGCCACCCTAAATAACACATTTCAGCCGGTATAACTGAAGGAATTCCTTCCTGTGTGATTTTTATTTCGGTTCCACAAGAAACTTTGTTTATCCAAACCGTCGTAATCATTTCGCCGGGAAGGTTAGGGTCATCAAACTGATCGGTATATTTCAGAAATTCATTAGGTTTGATATCGATATATTTTCCTCCGAAGGAATGACTATTACCGGTTGAAAAATTGTGAAATGACATTCTATAGGTTCCTCCAACCGCTACGGTCATTTCGTGTACAGTACAAAGGAAGCCATAGGGAGGTATCCAGGATGCAAGTGCATTAGCTTCGGTAAATGCACGATAGACTTTTTCAGGAGAGGCTTTGATAACTCTGTGTAATGAAACGCTGTTTGTTGCCATAATATTGATTGATTAAAAAATTCCTGTTTGTTTTGACTTTTTAAGTAGGCGCTGTTCTAGCAAGTTTATAAATTTAATTATTTTCAATTAATTACGTCGGATTATTCTTAAAATAAATTTTGAGTTACACTTTTAATTCAGCTTTGCATTTGTAATGGAGCTGAGTCAATCCTTTATCAAAATGCTTAACGGAAACAAGTTCGAGGATTTGTTCAGGTCGTCCGTCTTTGAAAAGTCTTGTGCCATTGCCAACTAAGATCGGAATGATGGAAATAATAAACTCGTCAATTAGATTTTCTTTTAGAAGCTCGTTTACAATTTCGGCACCGCCATCAATAAAAATGTTTTTGCCGGGTTCGTTTTTTAATTTTGTAATCAGAGCTTTAAGTGAGTCATTGTAAAAATTTGTTTTACCGATACTTGATCTTTCTGTTCTTGTTATTACAAATGTGTTTTTGTCGGCATGGACGAACTCCGGCACATGTGCCATAATCCAATCGTATGTTTTTCTTCCGAGTATTACAGTATCGACCGACTTTATAAAATCTGCGTATCCATAATCTTCTCCCTCTTTTTCAACTATTGATAAAAAACTTAAGTCGTCATTCGGTTTTGCGATGTAGCCGTCTAAACTTGTTGCGATATATAAAATTACTTTTCTATCCGTTGTCATTTTGCTTATATGTATCTTTTATAGTTATGATATTAAACAAGATGTTCATTAAATTGAATTTCTATTTTTTGATTTGTTGGCTGAAAAAATACCTGAAGCTAATCTGGATTTTTGTGGCAGATGTTGTCCAGCCGTCCTTATAATTTTCGCGGTTAATCCACTGAAGTTCAATTCCGGAAGTAAAATTAGAGAAGGGTTTGTATAAAAGATTGGTACTGGCATAACGTCCGTGACGGAAGGCATCCGGACTTTGCGCATTAGAATTGTCAATTTTTATTGCGGAATAACCAATTATGCTGCTAAACTTTTCATTCCATTGATGATTAAGATAGGCTGTGTAGCCATAAAGCGGTAATGCTACACCTTTGATGGGAGCTTTTGCATTCCCAGGATCATTTTCGATGCCGATATCTGTAGGGGCATCGTTCATGAAGTTCTGAATGCCTTTTCCTACCACTGTCTGCCCAATGAATAAGCTCTTTTTACTTAATTTAAGATTGGAACTCAGGTTAAAGCCCCATCCATAGACTTTACCGCTATAATCATCAGGAAGCTCACCTTGGTCTACCCATTCAATTTTACGGACGGCACCAGCTAATTCAGCATAACCCCAGTCTCGCGTAACCCGAAATTCGGCTGTCAGGTCAGGCATATCAAATTTCGGTTTAACATCACTGAGTTCAATCCTGTCGCGATAGACACCTTGGTCGGCACTTGCACCCGGGCGTTCAAGTGCGATTGCCAGTCTGTTTCTGCCATTAAGAGGAATAAAACGCAACTGGACATTTTTACACAGTGACATACCTGAAGGGCCCCAGTATTCAATGGAATTCGGAAACCCGTCAAAATCGCAGAACAAACCCCAATTATGACCAAAACCCAACATTCCTAATTCGGCATACGCATAAAGCAAGTGAAATGTAGTTTGTCCTGCATCGACACCGACTCCAAACAAGTCAAATGAAAAACGCGTCGTTAACTCGCCATAAGGTGTAGGTGTTGAAGTGTTAAGTCCCAGCATGGACTGTCGAACGCCAAAAAAAACATTTCCATCAGTACCAA encodes the following:
- a CDS encoding SRPBCC family protein; protein product: MATNSVSLHRVIKASPEKVYRAFTEANALASWIPPYGFLCTVHEMTVAVGGTYRMSFHNFSTGNSHSFGGKYIDIKPNEFLKYTDQFDDPNLPGEMITTVWINKVSCGTEIKITQEGIPSVIPAEMCYLGWQESLEKLIKLVEPEIPDA
- a CDS encoding dihydrofolate reductase family protein, producing MTTDRKVILYIATSLDGYIAKPNDDLSFLSIVEKEGEDYGYADFIKSVDTVILGRKTYDWIMAHVPEFVHADKNTFVITRTERSSIGKTNFYNDSLKALITKLKNEPGKNIFIDGGAEIVNELLKENLIDEFIISIIPILVGNGTRLFKDGRPEQILELVSVKHFDKGLTQLHYKCKAELKV
- a CDS encoding DcaP family trimeric outer membrane transporter; protein product: MKKFSLTLAISLISFSLVAQQENQSTFIITGQIMTDTGYNFNQINPDYYDVLRPTQLPSHKNEFGTDGNVFFGVRQSMLGLNTSTPTPYGELTTRFSFDLFGVGVDAGQTTFHLLYAYAELGMLGFGHNWGLFCDFDGFPNSIEYWGPSGMSLCKNVQLRFIPLNGRNRLAIALERPGASADQGVYRDRIELSDVKPKFDMPDLTAEFRVTRDWGYAELAGAVRKIEWVDQGELPDDYSGKVYGWGFNLSSNLKLSKKSLFIGQTVVGKGIQNFMNDAPTDIGIENDPGNAKAPIKGVALPLYGYTAYLNHQWNEKFSSIIGYSAIKIDNSNAQSPDAFRHGRYASTNLLYKPFSNFTSGIELQWINRENYKDGWTTSATKIQISFRYFFSQQIKK